A region from the Stygiolobus caldivivus genome encodes:
- a CDS encoding thermopsin: MLREIITILVFLFSIIPSLNIPSYETPFSPHYQFYGGTPSECLLSRLGESVKAPIGIADYGISPNGPFIRNTTQLMGVVKIYSLKASSTASYAPNSITFQLNAVISYQHDGKQYAIWVQNVLLYDTKTRNVVFVDNLWNFTSLHANVTGVKGSGNISAADIRNHYITFYYDYAETPGSNVTVSLPAEIMLLSNVTTNLKGEPVVCFWYNDGYGWQKYDEVTLTNAPGSTNVYFLIDGYNYTGNKEYYDAEFVIAGPGDGSCVDVTSSYLTLRLEYWNGHNFQEVRNAFNFGSDTGETAWGVKTSFYTSANGEPEVLITSGKQVLTQLWEDDQVSTLVIHTNIVQGNITVLPEHSLNSPNYSVYSVPFRGGEAVLTIVQGEFGIIVSNSSGVAGEANVVISSPGIYTVSITQFSVKAEGTVMVPNTGTEVEFPVNITAEGVVRLSVTSNGNLSISYPLSVSVNGSLSLPITVSAKNLTPAVYDVIINVTLLPGIWKVVFVKVVVISDKYTFNLTYESKGDMPRPYVVLKFPNGSSVNLQLPVSTVVPNGTVYNVERVIDEGDVRWVTPNSTEGIVNFTTTLSIEYFMQFLVNFTFTVKGDKGYGIPYIQYCYLGHLNDTAPGLVWADAYSKYSYPECLPGSGNGERWISFNYSGVISKPGEVINTYYYNQFFVNVKELPFPLYALINGSNTTLVSGWYNASDVIEVENITYYPKSGERYVILSVSPPVIRVNSPVNIDVNYVKQYLVTVESDIPLYALVNGSNITLTTGWYGSGDTIHVENISHYLNYLTREVPLNITPKDFVVESPVTVKVRSVTQYFITLISPIPVKLDVNGSPQEALGGLWLDSGSRVTILNYSFYMSPFEKCIITEISPETFNVSSPETVVIETEKEFLVVVDNVSAWYPYGYKLTLNAHIPFYEVGKFVGNFTVPVGSAITVRGFVEEHLVEYINYPLIGRASSVLVIIPVLWYLIKRVKKH, from the coding sequence GTGCTAAGGGAAATAATAACAATTTTGGTGTTCCTCTTCTCAATTATACCCTCTCTTAATATACCCAGTTATGAAACGCCATTCTCTCCACATTACCAGTTTTACGGAGGTACTCCTTCAGAGTGCCTCCTTAGCAGGTTAGGCGAGTCTGTAAAGGCCCCTATAGGTATAGCGGACTACGGGATATCACCAAACGGTCCTTTTATTAGGAACACTACCCAGCTCATGGGTGTGGTGAAGATCTACAGCCTTAAGGCCAGTTCCACCGCGTCCTATGCCCCAAACTCGATCACGTTTCAACTCAACGCTGTTATAAGTTACCAACACGACGGTAAACAATACGCGATTTGGGTCCAGAACGTACTGCTTTACGACACGAAGACCCGTAATGTCGTCTTCGTCGACAACCTATGGAATTTCACGTCTTTACACGCTAACGTAACCGGAGTAAAAGGTTCGGGTAACATTAGTGCAGCGGATATACGTAACCACTATATTACCTTTTATTACGATTATGCTGAGACCCCCGGGTCTAATGTAACCGTGTCTTTGCCCGCTGAAATAATGTTACTCTCGAACGTCACCACTAATTTAAAGGGGGAACCGGTGGTCTGCTTCTGGTATAATGACGGTTATGGGTGGCAAAAGTATGACGAAGTGACCCTAACGAACGCACCCGGTTCTACTAATGTCTATTTCCTTATAGACGGTTACAATTACACAGGTAATAAGGAGTATTATGACGCGGAGTTTGTAATTGCCGGTCCCGGGGACGGGTCTTGTGTAGATGTTACAAGTTCCTATTTAACTCTCAGGCTGGAGTACTGGAACGGACATAATTTCCAAGAGGTCAGGAACGCGTTTAATTTCGGTAGTGATACGGGAGAGACAGCTTGGGGGGTTAAGACCTCATTTTACACATCTGCCAACGGGGAGCCCGAAGTTTTAATCACGTCCGGGAAGCAAGTCCTTACCCAGTTATGGGAGGACGACCAAGTCTCTACCCTTGTAATACATACTAATATAGTACAAGGTAATATAACAGTGTTACCTGAACACTCCCTAAACTCGCCTAATTACTCTGTGTATTCTGTACCTTTTAGGGGTGGTGAAGCCGTCCTCACTATAGTCCAAGGTGAGTTCGGGATCATAGTGTCTAATAGCTCAGGGGTGGCGGGAGAAGCTAACGTGGTCATAAGCAGTCCCGGTATTTACACTGTGTCTATAACACAATTCAGCGTCAAGGCAGAGGGAACGGTCATGGTGCCAAATACGGGTACAGAGGTGGAATTCCCCGTGAACATAACCGCTGAAGGAGTAGTAAGGCTCTCTGTCACGTCTAACGGTAACCTGTCTATATCTTATCCCCTGTCGGTGTCGGTTAACGGTTCTCTATCACTCCCCATAACGGTCTCGGCTAAGAATTTGACTCCAGCTGTCTACGACGTTATAATTAACGTTACTTTGCTCCCGGGTATATGGAAGGTAGTGTTCGTAAAAGTGGTGGTAATCTCCGACAAATACACGTTTAACTTAACATATGAGAGTAAAGGGGACATGCCCAGACCGTATGTAGTACTTAAGTTCCCTAACGGTAGCTCTGTTAATCTACAACTACCCGTAAGTACGGTAGTACCCAATGGGACGGTATATAACGTAGAGAGGGTTATAGATGAGGGAGATGTGAGGTGGGTCACCCCCAACTCCACTGAGGGCATAGTAAACTTCACCACTACCTTGTCCATCGAATATTTTATGCAGTTCCTCGTTAACTTTACCTTTACTGTAAAAGGTGATAAAGGATACGGTATCCCTTATATACAGTATTGCTATCTGGGGCACTTAAACGACACAGCCCCCGGCTTAGTATGGGCTGACGCCTATTCAAAATACTCCTATCCGGAATGTCTGCCCGGGTCAGGAAATGGAGAGAGGTGGATATCTTTTAACTACTCGGGGGTTATCAGTAAGCCCGGAGAGGTAATTAACACCTATTACTATAACCAGTTCTTCGTTAATGTAAAAGAATTACCTTTTCCACTTTACGCGTTAATCAACGGCAGTAATACCACCTTGGTATCTGGATGGTATAACGCGAGTGACGTAATAGAAGTAGAGAACATTACTTACTACCCGAAGAGCGGGGAAAGGTATGTAATATTATCAGTTTCACCTCCAGTCATTAGGGTAAATTCTCCCGTCAATATTGACGTTAATTACGTGAAACAGTACCTTGTCACGGTAGAGAGTGACATCCCGCTTTACGCGTTGGTTAATGGCTCTAATATTACACTAACGACGGGCTGGTATGGTTCAGGAGATACGATACACGTGGAGAACATCTCCCACTACCTTAATTACCTAACTAGGGAGGTTCCGTTAAATATTACTCCTAAAGATTTTGTAGTTGAGTCCCCAGTAACAGTAAAGGTAAGGTCGGTTACCCAATATTTTATAACCCTCATATCCCCTATCCCGGTGAAATTGGACGTTAACGGTAGCCCACAAGAGGCGTTGGGAGGGCTGTGGCTTGACTCTGGTTCCAGAGTGACTATACTGAACTACTCTTTTTATATGTCGCCCTTCGAGAAGTGCATAATAACTGAGATCAGCCCCGAGACATTTAATGTGAGCTCCCCGGAGACCGTGGTAATAGAGACTGAAAAGGAGTTCCTAGTGGTGGTAGACAACGTGTCTGCTTGGTACCCTTACGGCTATAAGCTTACCCTGAACGCCCACATCCCGTTCTATGAAGTAGGTAAATTCGTAGGTAATTTTACGGTACCCGTCGGGTCAGCTATCACGGTAAGGGGCTTTGTGGAGGAGCATTTAGTGGAGTACATTAATTACCCGCTGATTGGGAGGGCCTCATCAGTACTGGTTATAATACCAGTTTTGTGGTATTTAATCAAGAGGGTGAAAAAACATTAA
- a CDS encoding TRM11 family SAM-dependent methyltransferase yields MKRITLQDYLDFVKAHGEVAFGDSKIKLEPIKVTRLVPEDGELTDVSTTVWSFPERGSWATHKGDYRGNFAPQIPRAVILKYTKPGDLVLDPMVGSGTTCVEAILLGRDCIGVDININAVMLAFHRVYWLEKYLEECKDCESLRKAKVELYLGDARDLKGVEDSSIDLVVTHPPYFNIIDYMSGVEGDLSNGNKLEDYIKALSDVGREVFRVLKDGKQFAVLLGDTRIRKHYVPITAYALMSFLNLGFVLREEVIKIQHKMKTTREVWIKAKRDFLLIYHEKMFIFDKVVSEKELGKYKYSSRAFLDKLGLT; encoded by the coding sequence ATGAAGAGGATCACGCTTCAAGATTACCTCGACTTTGTCAAAGCCCATGGTGAAGTCGCCTTTGGCGATAGTAAAATAAAGTTGGAGCCCATAAAAGTTACACGGCTGGTACCGGAGGACGGGGAACTAACTGATGTCTCCACGACTGTATGGAGCTTCCCGGAAAGAGGGAGTTGGGCTACCCATAAGGGAGATTATAGGGGAAATTTTGCACCGCAAATACCGAGGGCCGTAATACTAAAATACACCAAGCCCGGTGACCTAGTCTTAGACCCGATGGTAGGTAGCGGTACTACTTGTGTTGAGGCGATATTATTAGGTAGGGACTGTATAGGTGTTGACATCAACATTAATGCCGTAATGCTCGCGTTTCACCGGGTCTATTGGCTAGAGAAATACTTGGAGGAGTGTAAAGACTGTGAAAGTCTCAGAAAGGCTAAAGTAGAACTCTACTTGGGCGACGCAAGGGACTTAAAAGGAGTGGAAGATAGTTCAATAGACCTAGTGGTCACTCACCCACCTTATTTTAACATAATAGACTATATGAGCGGTGTAGAAGGTGACCTATCAAACGGGAATAAGCTTGAAGACTATATTAAGGCGTTGAGCGACGTAGGCAGAGAGGTCTTCAGGGTGCTGAAAGACGGAAAACAGTTTGCCGTACTGTTAGGTGACACCAGAATAAGGAAACATTACGTCCCTATAACGGCTTATGCATTGATGAGTTTCTTAAATTTGGGTTTCGTGCTCAGGGAGGAGGTCATAAAGATCCAGCACAAGATGAAGACTACCAGAGAAGTGTGGATAAAAGCCAAGAGGGACTTCCTCCTGATATACCACGAGAAGATGTTCATATTTGATAAAGTAGTCTCAGAAAAAGAGTTGGGTAAGTACAAATACAGTTCAAGGGCTTTTCTCGATAAGCTGGGGCTAACGTGA
- a CDS encoding MFS transporter gives MKRPLPIIPALIIIAITFSLRASNNMLITTVPLIAEYYFHFPSILIGIISSLAAIFSFISSGFLNSRLKSTKRRKAFIISSVAYAVTFPLFFFADSLNIWFLAPVLGFAMGLLMPNIMTYASLFKDQRLRERMLSLYTLALSTSLIIGPLIESAILLRFSLFQAFLPFSVFAILVAIISPLIKFPQEGTEKEDGRVRVWEKDEFKLSVSLNLMYGIPFGMLTTFGGIYAVEQFKASYSLATALFGVFFATSFLGRLILTISPPKNIWAPVWISTSLTLTGLLMVFLAPNLSVYILALIVLGIPHGLTYPVSLISLSRGFPVEERSVANSYFSAIMMGFSSFIPIIISSVVNFFGIRNSFAILTVISLGFSLFILRIFLRERVM, from the coding sequence ATGAAGAGACCCTTACCGATAATTCCGGCCCTCATTATAATCGCTATTACTTTCTCTTTAAGGGCTTCAAATAATATGTTGATCACTACCGTACCTCTAATAGCTGAATATTACTTTCACTTCCCGAGCATCCTGATAGGGATAATCTCTTCATTAGCAGCGATCTTCTCATTCATATCAAGCGGTTTTTTAAACTCGAGACTAAAGAGTACCAAGAGGAGAAAAGCGTTCATAATATCCTCGGTTGCTTACGCCGTAACTTTTCCTCTCTTTTTCTTCGCCGATTCCCTCAACATCTGGTTTTTAGCCCCGGTTTTAGGTTTCGCAATGGGCCTCTTAATGCCAAATATAATGACTTATGCGAGCCTCTTTAAAGACCAAAGGCTGCGAGAAAGGATGCTTTCCCTCTACACCTTAGCTCTAAGTACTTCCCTTATAATAGGGCCGTTGATAGAGTCCGCAATATTACTAAGGTTCTCCTTATTTCAAGCATTCTTACCTTTCTCAGTCTTCGCTATCCTTGTCGCTATTATCTCACCGCTAATTAAGTTCCCCCAAGAGGGTACTGAGAAAGAGGACGGGAGGGTGAGGGTCTGGGAAAAAGACGAGTTTAAACTGTCCGTGTCTTTGAACCTAATGTACGGTATCCCTTTCGGTATGTTAACGACTTTCGGTGGGATATATGCAGTTGAACAGTTTAAAGCCTCCTATTCTCTGGCTACCGCACTGTTCGGTGTCTTTTTCGCTACATCGTTTTTGGGTAGGCTAATCCTGACTATATCACCTCCCAAAAACATTTGGGCCCCGGTGTGGATCTCAACGTCTTTAACCTTAACGGGCCTCTTAATGGTCTTCCTAGCTCCTAATTTATCTGTTTACATACTGGCATTGATAGTCCTCGGGATACCGCACGGTTTAACTTACCCGGTATCACTGATTTCCTTATCGAGGGGGTTCCCTGTGGAGGAAAGGAGCGTGGCTAACAGTTACTTTTCAGCTATTATGATGGGGTTCAGCTCTTTCATACCCATTATCATCTCTTCTGTAGTCAACTTCTTCGGTATCAGGAACTCTTTTGCAATATTAACTGTCATATCTTTAGGGTTCTCCTTATTCATATTGAGGATATTCTTAAGGGAAAGGGTTATGTAA
- a CDS encoding molybdopterin-dependent oxidoreductase, which translates to MPSLASRRNFLKAMVVATSLIALWKLGSNGVLSPHTNKSLTPFTSWYVVQYSDYTPSLSLSNYVLTVDGQVNNPLQLTYQDLTQMPSISLRDTIQCVSDSYFLKADVEWTGVPLKHVLNMAEVKPNAIKVVTFGADGYTADLPLYKAMEEDTLIVYKVDGKPLPGPHGYPVRLAVPRWWGYCYTKWLVRIHVTDKDYLGYWESRGYPDVAKK; encoded by the coding sequence ATGCCTTCGTTGGCTAGCAGGAGGAACTTTTTAAAAGCGATGGTAGTAGCCACATCGTTAATTGCGTTATGGAAACTCGGGAGTAACGGAGTCTTATCTCCCCACACTAACAAGTCTCTCACCCCATTTACCTCATGGTACGTAGTCCAGTACAGTGATTATACTCCCTCACTGTCTCTAAGTAACTATGTATTGACTGTAGATGGCCAAGTCAACAACCCCCTCCAATTGACTTATCAGGACTTAACACAGATGCCTTCCATCTCCCTGAGGGATACGATCCAATGTGTTTCCGACTCGTATTTCCTAAAAGCTGATGTTGAATGGACCGGGGTACCCCTGAAGCACGTTTTAAATATGGCCGAGGTAAAACCTAACGCTATTAAAGTAGTGACTTTTGGTGCTGATGGTTATACGGCTGACCTACCCTTGTATAAGGCTATGGAAGAGGATACTTTAATAGTTTATAAGGTTGACGGGAAGCCTTTACCGGGACCCCACGGTTACCCGGTTAGGTTGGCAGTCCCAAGGTGGTGGGGATACTGTTATACCAAATGGTTGGTCAGGATCCACGTTACAGATAAGGACTATTTAGGTTATTGGGAATCCCGGGGGTATCCAGATGTCGCTAAGAAATAG